Part of the Helicobacter bilis genome is shown below.
ACTATCACTATTGAAAAAAATTGACTATATCGCCTGTGAAACACATGCTAGATTTTTTGAAGATGGGGAAGAAAGACTTGCCAAACTAAGAGAGTTAATCACAGAGGCTGGTGCAAATAATATCCTTTTAGACTGGATATAGACTTTTTATAGTTGTAACTTAGGCGGAGTTTAATCTCAAATCTATAAATTCACCCTTTCTATAACAATAGCAATAAAATGGTGCTTCAAGTCAATTTTAGCTTACTTGTGTATGTTTTTTATATGCAAAATTTGCTGTTATCACTTATACCACTTAGGGAGCTTTTCCATACCAGAATCTTTAAACATATCTATTTTGCTTTTAGCATTCATCTCCCAGTAATCTAAGTCTTGATTAAAGCTTGTAGCACTCTCAAACATTCTATCCATATATCTTACATTGTGCATACTCCAGAATCTTAACTCTTGATTAAAAGAAGTTGCATTTCTAAACATTTCGCTAGTATTCCACACATCAGCAAGATTCCATTTATTTAAGGGCTGATTAAACTCTTTTGCATTTTTAAACATAGCACTCATGCTTGTTACATGGCTTACATTCCATGTATTTAAGCTTTGATTAAATTTCAATGCCCCTTCAAACATAGATCGCATTTCACGCACTTTTGATACACTCCATGATTCTAGGGGCTGATTAAACTCTTTTGCATTTTTAAACATAGCAAACATACTTTCCACTCTACCTACATTCCAAGAATTTAGGGGTTGATTAAAGCTTATCGCATTTTCAAACATATTTTCCATATATTTTACTTTGCTTACATTCCAAGCGTTAATATTTTGATTAAAAGAAGTAGCAAAAGCAAACATGGCATTCATATTGATGACATTTGCCACATTAAGAGATTCTAAAGCACCATTAAAAGACTTTGCACCATAAAACATCTCACGCATACTTTCAACATTTCTTGTATCCCATTTATTTAGACTTTGGTTAAAACTTTCTGCTTCAAAAAACATGGCATTCATATAACGCACATTTGCTACATTCCAAGATTCTAAAGGCTGATTAAAAGCTTTAGCTCTTGCAAACATATTATTCATACTTTCAACTTTAGCTACATTCCATCGTGAAATATCCTGATTAAACCGCATGGCATCAGCAAACATAAAGTCCATATTTGTAACATTTTCTACATTCCATTTAGAAATATCATGGTTGAAATACTTTGCATGATCAAACATTGCATACATATTGGTAACATTTTTGACATTCCAAGATTCTATACCGCTAAAATCTCTCCGCATCGAGTTTTTAAACAACGCACTCATGTCTGTAATCGCACTTGTATCAATGTCGCCTAGCTTTATGGTATTATTATCCACAAGGGCTTTTAGCTCGTTTTTTGTTTGTGGTGAGTAAAGATTTTTTGTAGTTTTTGGTTTAGAATCTGATTTAGCATCTAGCTTTTCTCGTGTATCTTTTAGCTTAGATTTTGTGCTTGTGTCTTGTGTTGCGTTAGATTCTGTATTGCTTTGTGTATTCTTGTCATTTTTATTTATACTATTTTTAGAATCCATTTCATTTGAGTTTGACTTTGAATGAGTTTTGGAATCTTGTTTTGTATTTAGGGTGGCTTTACTATCGGCTTCTTTAATGTCTGTTGTTGCAGTTTTCACACAACCTAAAATAGCAATATAGTAACACAATAATGTCGCAATCAAAATAGAACGCATAAGATTTCCTTTACACCATAGATTCTAAAATCATACCAACCCACTCTCCAGCCTTATACAACCATAGGTTAGATTCCCTAATACACGCCACTTACTACATGTATAAGAATCTTTTTTAGATAATCTCTTGCCTTTGTTTTTGTATATCAAACACAAGGGTATTATTTTTTACATTAATATGGGCTACTCCGCCTTTACGCAGTTCTCCAAATAGCATAGCATTGCTTAAAGGAAGCTTAATAGCAGAATCTATAGTTTTTTTAATCTCCCTTGCCCCAAGTGCCTTATCAATAGATTGTTGTGCTATAAATTGTGCGGCTTTTGTGCTAAGCTTTAGCGTAATATGCTTTTCTTTCAGTGTTTCGTTTAAATCAGTGATATATTTTTGTGCGATTTTTTGCAGTTCATTCACACCAAGTGGCATAAAGGGGATAATCGCATCAAGCCTACTGCGAAACTCTGGGCTAAAAGTATCCTTAATCGCCATGCTAACTCTATGCTCACTTGTATCAAGGAAGCCCACAGAGTTGCCCTCTTTACTCCCTGCATTACTTGTCATAATCAAAATTACATTTTTAAAGTCAGCTTTATTGTTTTGATTATCCGTTAATGTCGCAGAATCCATGATTTGCAACAAAATATTATACACATCGCTATGTGCCTTTTCAATCTCATCAAGCAATAATACACAATGTGGATTTATGCGAATCTTATTGATTAAAAGCCCGCCTTCTTCATAGCCCACATATCCTGCAGGCGAGCCAATTAGCTTACTAATGCTATGAGATTCTGCGTATTCACTCATATCGATTCGCTCAAATTTAATGCCAAGTATTTTTGCTAATTCCTTGCTTAACTCAGTCTTGCCAACACCAGAAGGACCAGTGAAGAGAAAGCTTGCAATTGGGCGGTGCAATTCACCCAAACCAGCCTTATTAATCTTTATTTTTTCTACAATTTTTTCAATCGCTTTATCTTGAGAAAAAATGCGTTTTTTAAGTTTTGATTCTAGATTCTTTAATAGCATACTTTCATCGGCATTAATCGTTGATTTTGGAATGTTTGTGATTGAAGCCATAAGAGATTCAATATGTTCTTTGGTGATGATCTTATGCTGTGTTTTGGAATCTTTTTTTGTTTTCTTTGTTTTTGTTAGCTTCTCTAAAGTCTCACTTTTTCTCTCATTATTGTGTAAAAATTCATTTAATTGTGCCTTTGCTCCAGCCTCATCCATTAAATCTATGGCTTTATCGGGCAAATGTCTCTCTGTGATATACTTGCTTGATAGGCTCACACAGGCTTTTATCGCTTCATTTTCATAAGTTACATTATGAAACTTTTCATAAAGCGGTGCGATTTTCTCAAGGATTAATAGGCATTCATCTTCACTTGGCTCTTCGACTTTTATCTGTGTAAAGCGGCGTGCTAATGCCTTATCTTTATCAAATGAGTTTTTATAATCATGACTTGTAGTCGCACCAATACAACGCAGTCTCCCACTAGCAAGCATAGGCTTTAAAAGATTTGAAAAATCCATGCCACCACTATTTGACTGCCCAGCACCAACAATCATGTGAATCTCATCAAAGAAAATAATGATATTCTTATCTTTCTCCACTTCAGCTAGAATCTTTTTAATACGCGTTTCAAACTCGCCACGATACTTTGTCCCTGCCACAACAGAGCTTACATCAACCGCATAGATTACATTGTTAAGCAATTTTGCAGGCACACTTCTCTCTACGATACGCAATGCTAAGCCCTCTACAATGGCACTTTTGCCAACTCCAGCCTCACCTATTAACATAGGGTTATTTTTCTTGCGACGGCATAGCACTTGTGCGATTTGATTGATCTCTAAATCTCTGCCTATAAGCGGGTCAATCTTGCCTTCAATGGCTAATTGATTAAGATTTTTTGCGTATTTTTCAAGCTGACTTTGAGAATCTTTTGCCTTTTCCCTAGAGACATGCTCATCAAAATCTACCACAATACGCATTACATCTTCTATTTGAATGCCTTGTGCTTTTAATAATCTCGCACAATAGCAATCCTCTTCTTGCATAAGAGCCACAAAAAAATCACCAATTCCAACACTAGCCTTTTGTGCGTTTTTTGCATGTGAAATCATGTGATCAAATACACGCATAAAGGCTGGTGTTTGGTGTGGTGCTTCTAATTCTTTTAGGGCTCTTCCCTTTGGTATATGCTTTTCTAAATACGCATTAAGAGAATCCATTAAAATCTTTGTATTTGCCCCAGTTGCCTCAACGAGTTCTCTACCTAAAGGATTATCAAGCATGACATAAAAAGCATGCTCAATCGTTAAGACATCGTGTCGCATATCTTCTACAAAATGAAGTGTTTTTTGAAAAATGTTTGATAAAGTCGAATTTAGCTCACCCATTTTAACCCCTACATAACATCACGCAAAACAAGTCGCAATGGCATACCGCTATCTCGTATAAAATTTGTCGCCATGCTAAACTTTAGCTCCGCAATATCATAGGGATATACGCCACAACTTCCCTCGCCTGTGTTATGCACAAACTGCGTAATAGTCTGTGCATCAAGCATACTTTTATTAAACACACGCATAAGCAAGGTAATAACAAAATCAACGCTTGTATAATCATCATTAAGCAGGATAATCTCTTGCATTCTAGGCTGGGCTATCTCTACCTCATGCAATGTTTCAAAATTAGCAGAATCTGAATATTCATATTTATTATCTGGCATTATAAACTCCACTTGTTGATTCAACGAAGCTTTATTTTATCAAAAATTCACTTAGTTTTTGCAATTATTTTTATATTTTAAATGATTATATTGAGCGTAAATTGCGATATTAAATGCAAGTTATATAACATTATAAAACATAAATTTATGTTTTTTTGAATTTTTAGGATAAAATGTTAGAAATGTAAAGAATATAAAACATGAAACATACGCACATTAAAAGGAAAAGCGATGAAAGCACAAGGATTTATCCATAAATATGGCGATAATGTAGATACTGATGTGATTATTCCTGCAAGGTATCTCAACACCGCAGACCATAGGGAGCTTGCAAGTCATTGTATGGAAGATATTGATAAGGATTTTGTGAAAAAGGTAAAGAATGGCGATATTATGGTTGGTGGGTGGAACTTTGGCTGCGGGAGTAGCAGGGAACACGCACCTATTGCGATTAAGGCAAGTGGGATAAGCTGCATTATCGCAAAAAGCTTTGCTAGAATCTTTTATCGCAATGCCATTAATATCGGCTTAGCGATTATTGAATCTGAAGAGATAGCAGACTTCCTGCAAGATGGCGATAAGGTAAGCATTGACTTTGATAAAGGTGAGATTATAGAATCTAAAAGCCAAAAAAGCTTTAGCACAACGCCCTTTCCGCCTTTTATACAAGAGATTATCAATGCAAATGGGTATTTGAACTGGATAGCGAAAAATAAGAGGTAGGTTGTGTATTTATTTTTACTAAGCATAAAAACCTCACGACTCACAAAACGAAGCGTCTTTAGAAAATTTCTTAGAAAAATTTTGAAAAGAGATTGGGTATTTGATGCTTTTAATTTGTTTCCATCATTTGTGAAACATGTTAAAACAAGCATCAAGAATAAACATCACATGATTTTATTTGAGATTCATGTGGTATAGACAGCGTTTTCTCTTGGTGCTTTTATGAAATCTTAACTCTATTTCTTAATATTTGTTTTCAAAGTCCCAATACCTTGTATTTCACATACGACTTCATCGCCTGCTTTTAAAAACTTAGGTGGTGTAAATCCCATGCCAACGCCACTTGGAGTCCCCATAGATATGATACTACCCGCCTTTAGTGTAAAATATGAGGATAATTCAGCAATGACATGTGGTACATCAAAAATTAGCTTAGAAGTATTGCTATTTTGCCGCAACTCACCATTCACATAACTTTTAATATCAAGGTTTGTAATATCCAAATCATCACGCAAAACAATACATGGACCCATAGGAAATGCACCCTCTAAACTTTTACCCGCATACCACTGCTTATGCTTTTGTTGCAAATCCCTTGCGGAAATATCATTGCCTATCGTGTATCCAAATACAAAATCGAGTGCATTTTCTCTTGTTGCATGGCGACAATCCTTGCCGATGATTACCACAAGTTCTACTTCATAATCTAGCTGACTTGTATTATTTGTGATGAAAAAATCACCATTTGGTGCGTTGCATTCATTAATGCGTTTGCTAAAATAGACTGCCTCTTCGCGTTTGCCATCGAATGCTTCATTCTTAAAACGCATAGATTCTACTGCGTGTTCCATGTAATTAATGCCAAGACAGATAACATCTTGCATTGGCGTTTTAATAGGTGCGAGTAGCGTTATATCGCTAAGTGGTATGAGTGGATTTGGCTTATTTAGATATTGCTTGAAGCTGTCATAATGCACGATAAAATCGTTCATATTATTGCTTATATCAAGTGGCATAACCATTGTATCATTCTCACATAAGATTCCCAAAAATTCAATGCCTTTATCTAAGAATCTTACAAGCTTACCATGTAATTCCATTCTTTATCCTTTTATGATCATTGCATACTTTTAATGATAGCATATAAGTGAGTAGTATTATTGTATAGTCAAGTCTTTTTGGAATTTCTTGTGTGCGAATGCAGACACAATATATTCAAATATTTGTTATTAATTATTTACAAGAAAACTGCTAAATCATGAAAAAAATGGAGAGAGGATAGCTAGAATCATAAAGTATCGCAGTTATAATGATTTTATTAAGATCTAACAAAAAATGGCCGGGAGAGAGGGATTCGAACCCCCGGAGGTGTGACCCTCAACGGTTTTCAAGACCGCCGCTTTCGACCACTCAGCCATCTCCCGCATATTCTAAAACCTAGCAAACACTTTTTATGGAGGCGACACTCGGATTCGAACCGAGGAATCAAAGCTTTGCAGGCTCATGCCTTACCACTTGGCTATGTCGCCGATTATCTCATACATACAAAAGTGGTGCCCAAGACCGGACTTGAACCGGTACGGACTAGGTCCGAGGGATTTTAAGTCCCTTGTGTCTACCATTTCCACCACCTGGGCAAACAAGTCTATGATGATAAAAACCATCATAGACTCTTTAGTCATATTTTCAAATAATAATGGGGTATATTAGTTACCCTTTACGATAGTGGTGTATTGACCATACAGACCAAGATAATTTTTAGCCTCTTGATCTATAAGCTTGATATCAGTGATACCACCAGCTTTAGCGGCAGCCTCTACCGAACAATCACCCAAAGCCACAAGACTTAAAATGCTTGTGCATGTAGCTGTGCGCCCTCTTTAGAATACTTAGCACTATCACCACCAACACCTTGTTTTACGCCTGTATATAAAGAACCCATAGGATATGGTGCAGCACAACCACTAATCAACAACGAACCAGCTAATAAAGAAGCAACTAACAACCCTTTTTTCATCATCTTATCCTTACAAAAAAATCAACAAAAATGGAGCGGGAAACGGGGATCGAACCCGCGGCCCCAACCTTGGCAAGGTTGTGCTCTACCACTGAGCTATTCCCGCAAAACAAATGAGAGTGAAGAATTATAACATAAAAAACGATATTTTACAAAAAAATGTAAAATGGTGCGGAAGAGAGGAATCGAACCTCCATGCCTTGCGGCGCTAGATCCTAAGTCTAGTGCGTCTGCCAATTTCGCCACTTCCGCATAAAAACAAAGTGAGATTATACCGCAATAAACTTAAAATAAAATAAAATTTCTAGTAATTATTTGATTTTAATGCGGAATAAGATTAACACTTCTTTTTGTGTGAGTATAAATTTTTTAAATATATCATGCGTAGAAAACACGAATTTATGTTTGACTCTGAAAATAATATGAAAGATTAAGCATAAAGTCATATTGGGCTGATAAGCTGTGTCGGTCTTACATAAAAGACTATTGAGACGACTTTGCGTTACAAATCATCTCTCTTTTCATAGGACTTATGCTATAATCCAAACATTGTTTCAAAAATAGTGGTAAGAAAAACATGGTAAATAGAATATATTGTGCGACACAAGATGGACTAAATTCTAAAATCATTGAAGTTGAGGCGACTTTTACGCGTGGATTACCTACCTTTAATATCACAGGGCTTGCTTCAAGCTCTATTAAGGAATCTCAACACCGCGTTACAAGCGCACTTGCTAATCTCTCCATAGATTTTCCACCGCTAAAGCTAACCATCAATCTCTCACCTTCAGATTTACCAAAAAATGGCAGCCATTTTGACTTACCCATCGCACTTTTGATAGCTGCGAGTAAAGAGAGTATTGTGCTTGATTCATGGTTTGCCTTTGGTGAGTTAGGGCTATCTGGTGTGATAAAAAATGTGCCTTTAATCTATCCTATGCTACTTGATATTTCCCTGCAAAAGCCAAACGCAAAGGTGATTCTACCAAGTGAGGCAAGGGTGCTTTATAGCAAGATTCCAAATCTATCTATGTATTTTGCTAGTGATATATTAGAGGCACTTGAGATTCTAAGGGGGAATATAGCACAAGCAGACACAAGTAGTGATTTTGAGTTTAAATCCTTTAAGATTAATGATATGCCATTTTATTATAACACTTCTTTTGAGCTAGATTTTGCTGATGTGAAAAGTCAGGAAAGAGCGGTCAAAGCGGCATTGATTGCTGCGTGTGGATTCCATAATATCTTGTTTGAGGGGAGTCCGGGCTGTGGTAAAAGCATGATCGCAAAGCGTATGCAATACATTCTTCCACCACTTAGTCTAAAAGAGATGATAGAGAGTGTAAAACTACAAGCATATAATGAGCAAACACTATGTTATAAGCCTATAAGGAATTTTCGATCGCCCCATCAAAGCGCATCAAAAGCTAGTATTCTAGGCAGTGCAACACATCTTAAAGTAAATCCGGGCGAGATCGCCCTAGCACATAATGGCATTATATTTTTTGATGAATTGCCCTATTTCAAAAGGGATATTTTAGAATCTTTGCGAGAGCCACTTGAGAATAATCAGTTGGCTATCTCAAGGGTGCATTCAAAGGTGATATATGATACTTCATTTCTCTTTATCGGTGCGATGAACCCCTGCCCGTGTGGGAATCTACTCTCACCCACAAAAGAGTGTCGATGCAAGGATTCTGAAATTAGAAGTTATCGAAATAATCTAAGTGAGCCATTTTTAGACAGAATAGACCTTTATATACAAATGCAAGAGCATATAGATACACCAAAACAAACTGGCGTTATAGAATCTAAAGATATGCAAAAAATTGTCTTTAGCGTATTTAAACGCCAAGTTGAGCGAGGGCAAATGGATACAAAAGGAAATATTATCTTTAATGGTAAGCTATCGCCTTTGCAAGTGGAGCAATACTGCCCGCTTAGCCTAGAGTGCAAGAATCTTTTAGACCAAGCAAAAGCAAGGTTTAATCTAAGCTATCGAGGCGAACAAAAAATAAGAAAAGTCGCTAGAACCCTTGCTGATATGCAAGATTCTAATAACATACAAAAAGAGCATATTTTAGAAGCCCTAAGCTATCGTAAGGTGTGAGTGATTCTAGTGATATGTGATATTTGCCTATTATCCTTAGCTTTGTGTTACACTAACCCTTTTGTATAAATTTTTTGAAATGTCAGCTAAGGGTAAAACATGAAAGATGTAAATATACAGGATTTTAGCGGATCTGTTGCGATATTGCAACTCGGTGATTTACAGAATAAAGAGCGGATAGCAACATATATAAAAAGCATACCAAAACACAGCATTGTGCTTATTGGAGAATATGTTGTCGATAACTTTTTTTCACAAGATTGGGGAATGAAGCCAGAATCTTGCCTTAAAGATAAAAATAAACTTGATATATTTATACAATTTTCAAAAGAATATGGGCATACATTCATCGTGCCTTTTATACAGCATAAAAACAAGGGCTATTATAAGCAAATGGCAATAATCACGCAAGATGGCTTTGCCACCTACACACAACAGCGACTGATACAATATCCACATTGGAATGAAGCAAACTTTTTTTCTAATGATACAAAAAAGCTGCCAAAGTTACCCATGACTTTCATGGCAAATGGTATAAAGTTTGGTGTTTTATTTGGCTTTGAGGCGCATTTTGATGAGTTTTGGATGGAGTTTAAGAAAGATTCTGTTGATGTTGTGTTGGTCGCAAGTGCAAGCACCTTTACTTCACAAAAGCGTTGGCAGAATCTACTCACAACACATGCTTTTACAAATTCCTGCTATGTGTTTAGGGCAAATCGCATAGGCACACATCATGCAAGCGATGGGCAAACATGGGATTTTTACGGACATAGCTTTGTGAGTTTAGGGCAAGATATTATGGATTCTCTATTAAATGAAGAAGGTATGCTTTGTGTAGAGATTGACAAAGCTGCCTTAGAAGCACTTAAAAAAGAATGGGGTTTTAGAAGTTAATCCATTGTGATAGTTTGGGTTTAACAAAATATTTTTATATTGTTGTAGATTATACTTTTAGCTTAAAATTGTTGTGGTTAGAAAAACTTGAAAAGGAGGCAAGCAATAGACGGCATGATGAGGGAAGTTGATAATCCTTTATTTACATTGTAACAAGTTAGAGATAGCTTGTTATGGGTTCTTAAAAAGGATTAAAAATGTGAAGCGGAAAAAACGAAAGAAGCTTAAGAAAAATCTTAAGCTATTGGTTTTGTGTTTTGAAGTTGTATCTCTAATAACTACTATACTAACAGGCTTAAAAGTATTATTAGGATACTAAAGAAAAAGCCCCTTAGGAGAGGGGCAATGCAATTTTATCATAAAAAGGGATAATATGGAACATAGTGTCGTAATACTTATATTTGTTTTTATGGTGGTGCAAAATGTTTTATATTTTTTTAATAAATATGAAATTAAAAAGTTAGGTAACGAGATTAAAGAACTCAAAGACAAGCTAGAGAAAGGAAAAAACAATGAGTAATAACATGATACAACAACGCAAAAACGAAGTTATGGTTTTGCTTGAGAATAAAGAGATACAGGAGCGTTTATGTGCTTTATGTGGCAATGAAGCAAGTAAGGATAAATTTAAAGCAAGTTTATTAAATATTGCATTAGATTCTAATTTATCTGCTTGTAGTATGCAAAGCATAGTAAAAGCGAGTTTAGATATAGCAGGATTGAAGCTAAATCTAAATAAGAATTTAGGTAAAGCTTATATTGTGCCACGCAGTGTAAGGCAAGGCAATGGTTATGTAACAGAAGCTAGAATTGATATTGGTTATAAAGGCTGGTTAGAGTTA
Proteins encoded:
- a CDS encoding fumarylacetoacetate hydrolase family protein gives rise to the protein MELHGKLVRFLDKGIEFLGILCENDTMVMPLDISNNMNDFIVHYDSFKQYLNKPNPLIPLSDITLLAPIKTPMQDVICLGINYMEHAVESMRFKNEAFDGKREEAVYFSKRINECNAPNGDFFITNNTSQLDYEVELVVIIGKDCRHATRENALDFVFGYTIGNDISARDLQQKHKQWYAGKSLEGAFPMGPCIVLRDDLDITNLDIKSYVNGELRQNSNTSKLIFDVPHVIAELSSYFTLKAGSIISMGTPSGVGMGFTPPKFLKAGDEVVCEIQGIGTLKTNIKK
- a CDS encoding BspA family leucine-rich repeat surface protein, which encodes MRSILIATLLCYYIAILGCVKTATTDIKEADSKATLNTKQDSKTHSKSNSNEMDSKNSINKNDKNTQSNTESNATQDTSTKSKLKDTREKLDAKSDSKPKTTKNLYSPQTKNELKALVDNNTIKLGDIDTSAITDMSALFKNSMRRDFSGIESWNVKNVTNMYAMFDHAKYFNHDISKWNVENVTNMDFMFADAMRFNQDISRWNVAKVESMNNMFARAKAFNQPLESWNVANVRYMNAMFFEAESFNQSLNKWDTRNVESMREMFYGAKSFNGALESLNVANVINMNAMFAFATSFNQNINAWNVSKVKYMENMFENAISFNQPLNSWNVGRVESMFAMFKNAKEFNQPLESWSVSKVREMRSMFEGALKFNQSLNTWNVSHVTSMSAMFKNAKEFNQPLNKWNLADVWNTSEMFRNATSFNQELRFWSMHNVRYMDRMFESATSFNQDLDYWEMNAKSKIDMFKDSGMEKLPKWYK
- a CDS encoding carbon-nitrogen hydrolase family protein, whose protein sequence is MKDVNIQDFSGSVAILQLGDLQNKERIATYIKSIPKHSIVLIGEYVVDNFFSQDWGMKPESCLKDKNKLDIFIQFSKEYGHTFIVPFIQHKNKGYYKQMAIITQDGFATYTQQRLIQYPHWNEANFFSNDTKKLPKLPMTFMANGIKFGVLFGFEAHFDEFWMEFKKDSVDVVLVASASTFTSQKRWQNLLTTHAFTNSCYVFRANRIGTHHASDGQTWDFYGHSFVSLGQDIMDSLLNEEGMLCVEIDKAALEALKKEWGFRS
- a CDS encoding YifB family Mg chelatase-like AAA ATPase — translated: MVNRIYCATQDGLNSKIIEVEATFTRGLPTFNITGLASSSIKESQHRVTSALANLSIDFPPLKLTINLSPSDLPKNGSHFDLPIALLIAASKESIVLDSWFAFGELGLSGVIKNVPLIYPMLLDISLQKPNAKVILPSEARVLYSKIPNLSMYFASDILEALEILRGNIAQADTSSDFEFKSFKINDMPFYYNTSFELDFADVKSQERAVKAALIAACGFHNILFEGSPGCGKSMIAKRMQYILPPLSLKEMIESVKLQAYNEQTLCYKPIRNFRSPHQSASKASILGSATHLKVNPGEIALAHNGIIFFDELPYFKRDILESLREPLENNQLAISRVHSKVIYDTSFLFIGAMNPCPCGNLLSPTKECRCKDSEIRSYRNNLSEPFLDRIDLYIQMQEHIDTPKQTGVIESKDMQKIVFSVFKRQVERGQMDTKGNIIFNGKLSPLQVEQYCPLSLECKNLLDQAKARFNLSYRGEQKIRKVARTLADMQDSNNIQKEHILEALSYRKV
- a CDS encoding TRL domain-containing protein, encoding MALGDCSVEAAAKAGGITDIKLIDQEAKNYLGLYGQYTTIVKGN
- a CDS encoding recombinase RecT, with the protein product MSNNMIQQRKNEVMVLLENKEIQERLCALCGNEASKDKFKASLLNIALDSNLSACSMQSIVKASLDIAGLKLNLNKNLGKAYIVPRSVRQGNGYVTEARIDIGYKGWLELAKRSKLSVKAHSVFDCDEFSYNVVGVDENMTLIPKYA
- a CDS encoding ATP-dependent Clp protease adaptor ClpS; the encoded protein is MPDNKYEYSDSANFETLHEVEIAQPRMQEIILLNDDYTSVDFVITLLMRVFNKSMLDAQTITQFVHNTGEGSCGVYPYDIAELKFSMATNFIRDSGMPLRLVLRDVM
- the leuD gene encoding 3-isopropylmalate dehydratase small subunit encodes the protein MKAQGFIHKYGDNVDTDVIIPARYLNTADHRELASHCMEDIDKDFVKKVKNGDIMVGGWNFGCGSSREHAPIAIKASGISCIIAKSFARIFYRNAINIGLAIIESEEIADFLQDGDKVSIDFDKGEIIESKSQKSFSTTPFPPFIQEIINANGYLNWIAKNKR
- a CDS encoding AAA family ATPase, whose translation is MGELNSTLSNIFQKTLHFVEDMRHDVLTIEHAFYVMLDNPLGRELVEATGANTKILMDSLNAYLEKHIPKGRALKELEAPHQTPAFMRVFDHMISHAKNAQKASVGIGDFFVALMQEEDCYCARLLKAQGIQIEDVMRIVVDFDEHVSREKAKDSQSQLEKYAKNLNQLAIEGKIDPLIGRDLEINQIAQVLCRRKKNNPMLIGEAGVGKSAIVEGLALRIVERSVPAKLLNNVIYAVDVSSVVAGTKYRGEFETRIKKILAEVEKDKNIIIFFDEIHMIVGAGQSNSGGMDFSNLLKPMLASGRLRCIGATTSHDYKNSFDKDKALARRFTQIKVEEPSEDECLLILEKIAPLYEKFHNVTYENEAIKACVSLSSKYITERHLPDKAIDLMDEAGAKAQLNEFLHNNERKSETLEKLTKTKKTKKDSKTQHKIITKEHIESLMASITNIPKSTINADESMLLKNLESKLKKRIFSQDKAIEKIVEKIKINKAGLGELHRPIASFLFTGPSGVGKTELSKELAKILGIKFERIDMSEYAESHSISKLIGSPAGYVGYEEGGLLINKIRINPHCVLLLDEIEKAHSDVYNILLQIMDSATLTDNQNNKADFKNVILIMTSNAGSKEGNSVGFLDTSEHRVSMAIKDTFSPEFRSRLDAIIPFMPLGVNELQKIAQKYITDLNETLKEKHITLKLSTKAAQFIAQQSIDKALGAREIKKTIDSAIKLPLSNAMLFGELRKGGVAHINVKNNTLVFDIQKQRQEII